In Kogia breviceps isolate mKogBre1 chromosome 19, mKogBre1 haplotype 1, whole genome shotgun sequence, a single genomic region encodes these proteins:
- the CPSF4L gene encoding putative cleavage and polyadenylation specificity factor subunit 4-like protein isoform X2: MQEVIAGLEQITFTFEKDVEMQKGTGLLPFQGMDKSGSAVCNFFAKGLCEKGKLCPFRHDRGEKMVVCKHWLRGLCKKGDQCKFLHQYDATRMPVCYFYSKFEENFTSLR, from the exons atgCAGGAGGTCATTGCAGGGCTGGAGCAGATCACCTTCACCTTCGAGAAGGATGTAGAGATGCAGAAGGGCACCGGACTCCTGCCTTTCCAGGGCATGGACA AGTCGGGCTCAGCTGTGTGCAACTTCTTCGCTAAAGGGCTCTGCGAGAAAG GGAAGCTGTGCCCCTTCCGGCACGACCGAGGGGAGAAGATGGTGGTGTGTAAGCATTGGCTCCGGGGGCTGTGCAAGAAGGGCGACCAGTGCAAGTTCCTGCACCAGTACGACGCCACCAGGATGCCCGTGTGCTACTTCTACTCCAAGTTCG aagaaaactttaCATCGCTTCGGTAA
- the CPSF4L gene encoding putative cleavage and polyadenylation specificity factor subunit 4-like protein isoform X1, producing the protein MQEVIAGLEQITFTFEKDVEMQKGTGLLPFQGMDKSGSAVCNFFAKGLCEKGKLCPFRHDRGEKMVVCKHWLRGLCKKGDQCKFLHQYDATRMPVCYFYSKFGDCNNKECPFLHVKPALKTRDCPWYEQGFCKDGPLCKYRHVRRIMCINYLAGFCPEGPKCQFAQ; encoded by the exons atgCAGGAGGTCATTGCAGGGCTGGAGCAGATCACCTTCACCTTCGAGAAGGATGTAGAGATGCAGAAGGGCACCGGACTCCTGCCTTTCCAGGGCATGGACA AGTCGGGCTCAGCTGTGTGCAACTTCTTCGCTAAAGGGCTCTGCGAGAAAG GGAAGCTGTGCCCCTTCCGGCACGACCGAGGGGAGAAGATGGTGGTGTGTAAGCATTGGCTCCGGGGGCTGTGCAAGAAGGGCGACCAGTGCAAGTTCCTGCACCAGTACGACGCCACCAGGATGCCCGTGTGCTACTTCTACTCCAAGTTCG GTGACTGCAACAACAAGGAATGTCCCTTTCTCCACGTGAAGCCGGCCCTCAAGACCCGGGACTGCCCGTGGTATGAGCAAGGTTTCTGCAAGGACG GTCCCCTGTGTAAATATCGCCACGTCCGCAGAATAATGTGTATTAATTACTTAGCTGGCTTCTGCCCCGAGGGACCCAAATGCCAATTTGCACAGTAA